In Halanaerobium praevalens DSM 2228, the DNA window AAGCTATCACAAAAAGGCAGAAAATAAATTAAAAGAGATTGGCTTAGAAAATGATTTTTTGGTTTTAAATACAGGTGGGAGCTGGAATTCAAAACGATGGCCAGAAGAATATTTTGCTGAGATTGCTGATCTTTTAGCTGCTCAAAAACATAAAATATTATTTGTTGGTGGTTCGGCTGACAAAGAAAGAGTTGCTTATATTTGTAATAAGATTGAAAATCAAAAGCAAATTTATAATTTAAGTGGAAAAACATCTTTGCTGGAGTTAGCTGCTATTTTAAAAAAGGCTAAATTAGTAATTAGTGGAGATACTGGTCCAATCCATGTAGCAGCAGCAGTTGGTACAAATACTTTTACTATTTTTGGGCCATCTGATGAAGAAAAATACGCTCCTCGCGGTAAAGGTCAAAATATCTTAATTAAAAATATTGATCTTAACTGTCGACCTTGTGGTGAACATGAGTGTCCACTTGGGCATTTTAAATGTATGCGAGAATTAACACCTGATTTAGTAGTAAAAAGGCTAAAAGAAGAGGAATTGATTTAATGCAGAAATTAAGTGCTCTAGTTTTAACCTATAATGAAGAAAAGCATATTGAAGACTGTTTAGCTAGTATTAGCTGGGTTGATCAAGTTATAGTAATCGATTCTTTTAGTGATGATCAAACTAAAGAACTTTGTCAGCAGCATGAAAATGTTGATTTCTATGCAAATGAATTTAAAGATTTTGCTAGTCAAAGAAATTTTGGCTTAGAAAAAATTAAAACAGATTGGGTTTTTGTAATTGATGCTGATGAAAGAGTAACTGAAGATTTAAGAGCTGAAATAGTAGAAACTTTAAATCAATCTGAAGCTAAAGCGGAAGGTTATGAGATAGCTCGCAAAAATTATTTTTTAGGTAAATGGATTAAATACTGTGGTTGGTATCCTGATTATACTTTAAGACTTTTTCAAAGCAGATATAGATATAGTGGTTTAGTGCATGAATCACCAGAGATAGATGGAAAGATTGCGAAACTTAAAAATGATTTTATTCATTATACATATCAGGATTTAGAAAGTTATACAGCCAAAATTAATCAATATACTAGTCTTGATGCAGAAAAAAAATACCAGTCTGGTAAATCAGTAGGAATAGCTTATATTTTAATTCGACCTTTTTTGGAGTTTATAAAAAAATATTTATTTAAAAAAGGGTTTTTACTTGGTAGTCAGGGTTTGATATTATCAGTTTTATCAGCTTATTATCAGTTTTTAAAAGCAGTTAAACTTTGGGAATTAAATAACTTTGGGGATGAAAATTAATGAAAAGAATTGTTTTTTTAAATAGCTGTCCTGTTTGGGGTGGTGGAGAGAAATGGACCTTCACTACAGCTAAAATCTTAAATGAAGATCCAGAATTTGATATTTTTATTGCTACTGGCAGAGAAACAGAATTATTTAGGCGAGCAAAAGAAGCTGGAATTAAGACTAAAGAGATTGAAGTTAAAAGTGGAATAACAGTTTTGAATCCAATTAAGGTTAAAGTTTTTGTTGATTTTTTAAAAAGAAATAAAATTGATATTATGTTTTTAAATATGTCTCAAGATTTAAAGTTTGGTGGTATTACGGGTAAATTAGCTGGTTTAGAGCGGATAATTTATCGGCGGGGTTTAGCAGTACCAATTAAAGATAGATTTTATAATAAATTTTTATTTAATAAATGCTTAACAAATGTAATTGCTAATTCTATTGCTGTAAAGAAGTCATTATTAAAAAATACTTCTAGTTGGTTTAAAAAAGGTAAAATTGATATAATCTACAATGGTGTTGATTTAGAGATAATCAAATCGGAGCTTGATCAAAACAATAGTAATTTAAGGAACGAGTTTAATATTGATGCTGAAGAAATTTTAATTTCTAAAATTGGTCGTTTAACAGAACAAAAAGGGCACAAATATTTATTTGAAGCTCTTTCTATTGTTAAAAATGATTATGATAAATTTACAGTTTTAATTGTTGGAAAAGGAGATTCAGAAAAAGAATTAAAAACTATGGTATCAAAATACAACTTGGAAAATCATATTATTTTTACTGGATTTCGCAGTGATATTTATAATATTTTAAATCAGAGTGACTTTTTAGTTCATACTGCTTTGTGGGAAGGTTGTCCTAACACTATTTTAGAGGCAATGGCGGTAGGCACACCGATAGTTGCCTCAAATATTCCTTCAGTGGAGGAAATATTAATTAATGAAGATGTGGGATATTTGGCTAAAAATAAGAATCCTAAAGATATAGCTTCAAAGATGATTAAAATGATAAAAAACGCTAATCGAAATCAACTTTCTTTTAATGCCAGAAAATTAATAGAAAAGCAATTCACTACAGATATAATGGTAAATAACATTAAAAAGATTTTATAACTAAGGTGGAATTCAAATATGAATAAAGTTTTAAAGGGCTTAGATAAGTTTATAATAGGTAGTTTATTATTTATGATGTTTAGCTCAGCAATTTCAATTGGTGGTTCAAGTATAGGTATGGGCTTTGCTTTTTTAGCCTGGATAATTAAAATGATGATTAAAAAAATAAAATCAGAAGAGATTTCTTTTGTGGCTGTACCTTTTAGTAATGCAATCTGGCTTCTTTTTGCAGCAATATTGATATCTTTTATTGGTACTTATAATTTTCAGCAAAGTTTAGAGGGCTTAGAAGATTATTTAATTGTAATTCTTCTTTTTTATACTGTTGTTAACAATGTTAAGGATTTAGAAACGGTTAAGAAAATGTTTGGTTTTGGAGTGCTGTCAATTATTTTATCCTCACTTTATGGAGTGTTTTATCAATATCTATATCAGGGTATTAGCAGAATAGATTCTACATTTATGGCTTTAGATTTTGGTGCTTTGCTTTTAATGTATTCTATTTTTGTGATGACTTATTTATTTTTTGCTGAAAATAGCCTTAAATTTAAATATTTATCTGCTTCAGCCTTAATATTACTTTTAGTTACCTTGATTTTAAATAAATCACGTGGAGCTTGGCTAGGTTTTGCAGGTGGGTCTTTTATGACTTTTTGGTTATATAAAAAGAAACTTATTCCTATCTTTTTGATTGCTTTAATAGTGATAGTGTTATTAGCACCAGCTGCTATTCAGGACCGGATAATTAGTATTACAGATTTAAAAAATAATAAAAGTAATACAACCCGTTTAGGTTTATGGAAGAGTGCTTTAATTATTTTTAAAGATAATCCTGTTAATGGTGTAGGTATTAATAATTTTCGGCCAGCTTATAAATCTGGTTATGAACAGGAAGGTGTTCCACCTTTTTCTCATGCTCATAATTCATACCTTAATTTTCTATCTGAGACTGGAATTCTTGGCTTTTCTGCTTTAATTTATTTATTTTTTGATATTTTAAAATATTTATATTTAGCATATAAAAAAATTGAAGATAAATTTTCTAAGTTATTTATTTTAAGTGTTTTTTCTTCCTTTGTAGGAGCCTTTGTTATTCAGGGAATGACAGAATCCAATTTTTCAAAATCAGTAGTAGGTAGAACTCTCTGGTTTTTAATTGCTCTAGCTGTAATTATAGTTCAAATTAATGAGCAAAAAGCTGAACTATCAAATTGAAATAGGGGAGTTCAATAATGAAAATTAAAAATAAAAAATCAGATGGAATAGATTTTTATTATAATAAAAAAGCTTCAAATGAAATGCTAGAAATGACTAAATATTGTTTGAGAAATAAAAGAATTGATAAAAAAAAATTTGAATTAATAAAAAAAGGTAACCAGCGAGAGGTATATAAAGCCATTATTGATTCAGAAAGTTATTATTTTAAAAAATATTGTTATCGCAGTTTTGATAAAAAACTAAAAAATATCTTCAGAAAATCAGCTGCTTATAATTCTTTTAAGCTCAGTAATGATTTAATTGAAAATGGTATTTCAGTAGTTAAACCTGTATTAGCAGCTGAAATCAAACATAACCACCTTACTGTTGATAGTGTATTTATCACCAAGGATTTTGGTGGGACAGATTTACAGCAATTTTTGGCTGAGCAAGATTATTCTGCAGCAGAAAAAGAAGAAATTATTATTAGTTTAGCTAAGTTATGGAGTAAATTATATAAAAACAATTATCTTAATGGAGATCCAAATCTACCTGGGGTACTACTTAATTTTGATGATAAATTAAAATTATCCTTAGTGGATTTAGATAATTTTAGGCAGTCAATTTATTTAACTAAAAAAAGAATTATTCGAAATCTAGCTAAGTTTAATGCTCACAGTTATTCAGGTCTTGCTAAAATGGGAAGCAAAAAGCTAAAAAGTGCAGATCGGAAATTATTTTTGCAGCATCTCATAAGGAATTATAAGAGATTAGAAAAAATGAATCTTTACCAGGCTATTCAAGCTGAAACATTTAATATTTTAAAGGCCTGGGGAAAAAGTGAATTGATATAAAAAATCCCAAAAGGAGGAAGAGAGAAATTAATATTATTTATATGTATGATAGAAAATGGCCTTCTAAATGTCCAGGTATTAATTTTTGTACATCTACTTGTGATGGTATTTCTAAATATTCTACAACTGATAATATATTTTTATTTGCTGTAAATAATACTAATGAAAGAGATATAACTGAAATATTATCTAATGAATTTAACATAAACCCAAGAAGAAATTTCAAAATAAAACTTTTTAAGAAGTATATTTCAAGAACTAAGTTTATTTTATATTTAAATTTCATGAAAGGGTTTATAAAACTTAATAGAAGTAAGAAAATTGATGTTATAATAACTAGGAATACTAAGTTACTACCATTTTTATTTCTATTAAAGAAATTATATAATATAAAAATTGTATTTGAAACACACCATATATATGCAGCGCCACATTTAAGGGAGAAAAAGAATAGGAAAAAAGAAGTAAAAATACAAAAAAAAATATTACCTAAAATTGATGGTATAATATGTTTGCATAATCCTCAAAAAGAAATTTTAAAACAGAACATATCGCAAAAAAATTATCTTATTGCTAGACCTGGAATTTATAGTAAAAAGAAAAATAATAATTGGAATAAAAAATATATTGGATATGTAGGATCTTTAAGCAAAAATAAAGGAGTAGAAGAAATTTTTTATGCTTATAGCAAAATTAAAAATAATTCTATTAAGTTACTAATTGTAGGGGGTAAAAAGAATAATTTAAAAAAATGTCATAGATTGGTTGAAAAATTAGGCATTTCAGATAGTGTTAAATTTACAGGATGGGTAAATCAAAAAAAGTTAGATTATTATTTATCTCAAATTAAAATTGGTATTGTTCCTGCAATTGATAATTTTTATAATAACTATGTAAGTTCACCTGTTAAAATATTTGATTATTTTTCTTATTCTATACCTGTAATTGGAAGCGATATTAAATCAATTAGAGATATTGTGACTAACGATTGTGGGTTATTTTATAAAAAAGGGAAAACAGGAGAATTAACAAATCAAATGGATAGATTAAATAAAGATAGAAATTTGTACAATGAATTAAAAAATAATATTCAGAAAAGACAAAATGATTTATTATGGGAAAAAAGAGGAAAAAAAATAATAAATTTTTTAGAAAAAATATAGTAATAGTGATGGTGATAGATTGATATGAAAATAGCACTGATACATAAAAAATATACTACCCATGGCGGAACAGAAAGATATATGGTTGGTTTATCAAAATTTTTAGTTCAAAAAGGCCATGAAGTACATGTTATAACTGGAAATGTTGATGAAAGCTCTAAAGCAGAAGGAGTTATCTATCATCTTGTTTCTGCCTGGGGAAAGCATTTAGGAATAGATAAACATATATTTGCTAAAGCTGCCAAAAAAGAAGTTGAAAAATATAACTTTGATATAATTCAAAGTTTTTCGAGGTTAGGTTTTGGAGATGTTATTCGAATTGGTGGAGGCTGTCATCAAGTTTTTTTGTATAAATATTTAAGTAGTCTAGAAAATAAAATTTATAAATTTAAAAAGAAAATTGAATATAAATTATCTTTACAGGATTACTTTACAAGATATTATGAAGCAAAGGATTTTGAAAAAGGTAATTATAAAAAAATAGTTGCAGTTTCACAAATGGTTAAAGATGATATTATTAAGCTTTATGATGTTCCAGCAGATGATATAATTGTTAATCATAATGGTGTGAATTTAGAAAAATTTAATTTAAATAACAAAGATAAGTTTTCTCAAGCAATTAGAAAAAAACATAATTTTACTAAAAATGACTATGTTTTATTATTTTTAGGAACTGGATTTAAAAGAAAAGGGTTAAAATATGTATTAGAAGCACTTAAAAATTTAGAAAATGCCAAGCTGATGATAGTTGGTAAGGGTGATATAGATAAATTTAAATCTAAAGCCGAAGAATTGTCTGTTTTAGATAGATGTAGATTTATTGGTCCAGTAAGAGAAGTAGAAAAATATTATGCGGCAGCTGATGTTTTTGTATTTCCGTCTACTTATGATCCCTGTGCTAATGTTACTTTAGAAGCAATGGCTTCTGGTTTGCCAGTAATTACTACTGAAGATAACGGTGCTTCCGGAGTAATTGATAAAAATCAAAATGGATATATTTTAGAAGTAGCTGATGATGTAAAAAAAATGGTTGAATATATAAAAAAACTTAAGAATAATAAAGTAAGACGAACTTTTTCTGAGCAAGCAAGTGCTAAAATGCAAAATCATAGTAAAAAAGATAATTACCAAAAAATGTTGGATTTTTATAAAAAAGAAGAGGGTTGTAAATTATAATGAAAAATATTTTAATTATGAATACGGGAACAGGTTGGGGTGGTTTAGAGGCCTGGTTTTATAAAACTGCTGCTGCATTACAAAAAAGAGATTATAATATATTTATTTTAGCTAAAACTGATTCTAAATTTTATTATAAATCTATTGCACAGGATTTTAATGTTACAGGCATAGATCATATTGGTGACGGAACATTTTTAAATCCAGCAAGAATTGGTTTTTTAGTTAAGTACCTGAAAAAAAATAAAATTGATGCCATCTTTTTGGCTCAATCATCTCATTTTAAATATGGTTCAATAGCTGGTAAGATTGCTGGTACAGAAAAAATTATTTATCGCAGAGCGATTGCTAAACCTATAAAAAATAAGTTTTATAATCGTTTATTTTTAAAATACTTTATTACAGATTTTATGTCAATTTCCAAAATTACACGAGATATGAATTTGCAAGATATCCCAGCGGGTGTTTTGGATAAAAGTAAACAAAAATTAGTTTATAAAGGTGTTAAAAAGGATAATTTTTTAGAACCTGAAATCAAGTTTGATTTGAGAGATGAATTTGAAATCAAAAAGGATGAACTAATTTTAGTAAATATCGGCAGAATGTGTCGTCAAAAAGCTCAGCAATATTTAATTGAAGCTCTGCCCAAAGTTATCGAAAAACATCAAAATTTCAAGGTGTTATTTGTTGGTAAATTAGGTGGTAAAGAAAATAAGTATAAAAAATTAGCCGAAGAACTTGGGGTCAAAGATAACGTTATTTTTACTGGTTTTAGAAAAGATATACCATCTATTTTAAAACAGGCTGATTTTATGGTCCATACTGCTATTTATGAGGGTGGATCTCCCTGGGTAATCTTGGAGGCAATGATGGCAGGTTTGCCAATAGTTTCTACAGAAGCAATCACTATTCCAGAATTTGTGCAGGACGGAGTTAATGGATATTTGGCAGAAAATAAAAATCCTGAAGATATTGCTAATCAAGTTATCAAGATGATAGAAAACAAGGATAGGGTTAAGATGGGTCAAAAATCAGCAGAAATTGCTGCTGAGAAATATACCTTTAAAAAAATGATTGATAATATTGAAGAAAAAATTTTTAATAAAACATTAAATTAATTTGGGGTGATATAATTGAAACATTTAATTACAGGAGCAGCAGGTTTTATTGGTTCTAATTTAGCCAAGGAACTATTAAATGCAGGTGAAGAAGTAATTGGTATAGATTGTTTTACAGATTATTATTCTCGTGATTTGAAAGAAAGAAATATAAAAAATATATTAGATAATCCTAACTTTACTTTTTTAGAAAAAGATCTTTTGCAGATTAATTTAAAAAAGCTATTAAAAGATATAGATTATATATATCATCAGGCTGCTCAAGCTGGAGTTCGATCAAGCTGGGGAGAGGATTTTGAAATATATAATCAAAACAATATTCTTTTAACTCAAAAATTATTGGAGGCGGCCAGAGAAGCTGAGCAATTAAAGAAATTTGTTTATGCCTCATCTTCTTCAGTCTATGGTGATACAGATCAGCTGCCAATGCAGGAAAAAAATAGATTACAGCCAGTTTCTCCTTATGGAGTTTCTAAGTTGGCTGGAGAAAATTTAGCTTATTTATATTATAAAAACTTTAAGGTACCTACAGTTTCACTGCGTTATTTTACTGTTTATGGTCAGGGCCAGCGTCCTGATATGGCTTTTCATATTTTTATTAAAGCTTTTTTAACAGGTAAAGAAATTAATATTTTTGGTGACGGCAAACAGAGTCGAAATTTTACTTATGTTGGTGACATTGCACGAGCTAATATTTTAGCTGCTCAAAAAGCTCCAGCTGGTGAAATTATTAATATTGGCGGTTCGGGTAAAGGAATAGTTTTAAATGATACTCTTGATTTAATTAAAGAGCTTACAAATTGTAATACTAAAATTAATTATACATCAAAAGTTAAGGGAGATGTAAAACATACTTCTGCTGACACTTCTAAAGCTAAAAAACTATTGGGTTATCAGCCACAAGTATCATTTAAAGAAGGCTTAAAAAGAGAAGTGGAATGGCTGCAGGAAATTTACTAAATTGGGATGAAATATTATGAACTTAAAAAGTAATTCTTTTCTAAACTACGAAAAAAAAGGGGTTAAGATTACTATTCGTAGTGATCTTAATCCAAAATGGGTAGAATCCTTTTTAGATGAATTTTGTTTTGGCTTAGAAAATAAATCTAGAAATGAAAAAGTTTTATATGATAAAAGAAATACAATCACTAAAATAAATGATCAGATTTTAAAAAAAGAAATAGCAGTTAAAGAATTTCATTTAACTAAAACTTATGATCAACTTCGTTTTAGAATGCTGCCATCTAAAGCAGAGCGTTCACTCAACCTTGCTAGAGCTTTAGAGAAGATTGGCCTCCAAACACCTGCTCCCTTAGCTGTTATTGAAAAAAGGGGTAAGACTAATCAACTTATCTTTAGCTATTATATAACTGACTATGTTGATTATGATTTTAATCTGCTCGATATTGCTAAAAATTTTGAACATCCAGAAAGATATAAAGTTAAAGAATTAATGCCTAAACTGGGTCAAGAAATTAAAAAAATGCACCAGGCAAAGATTGTCCATAATGATTTACATGCAGGTAATATTTTAGTTAAAGATTTCGAAATTAAGCCTAAATTATATTATATTGATTTAAATCGGGGTAGAATTAAGGAAAATCTTTCACAAAAAGAAAAAATAGATGATCTTAAAAGATTGAAATTTACTGAGCAGGAAAAAAAGATTTTATTTAAAAATTATGCTCCAAAAAATTGGAAGTATTATCAAAAAAAAGTTACTAAGGCAAGACAGAAGCGAAGAAAATTTGTCAAAACTAAAAATAAAATCAGAAAGTTTTTAGGAATAAAATAAGGCTAATTAGATTAAATTAAGTTAGTCTTATTATTTTTGATTTAAAATTCACAATAATCAAATTTTATTTTTAAATATAAAAAAAGACAGCCTATTGACTGCCTTAATCACAAAATGGTACCCTCAAGGGGATTCGAACCCCTGCCGCCAGGATGAAAACCTGGTGTCCTAGACCCCTAGACGATGAGGGCAAAACCTATACAGTTTTGTTGACTGCAATAAATATAATAGCACAGGTTGCTTATTTAGTCAAGAAAAATACAAAAGAAATATTATTTAGAATTTTTAGTTTTAATTTTAAATTGTTTTAATTAGTCAAAATCAACTTTTAAGTTTTTAAATAAGAATAATTACTTTTAAAAAAAGGAGGAAAAAAACTAATCTAGAATAGTATATTTAGAGAGAAAACTATTATTTGACTTAAAATTGATTATAAATATAAATTATTTAAAATATTAATTAGGAGGAATTAAAATGAAAATTGCAGTAATTGGAGCAGTTGCAGCTGGAACTAGTGCAGCAGCTAAAGCACGGAGAACAAACAAAGAAGCAGAGATAGTTGTTTTCGAAAAAGGAATTGACATTTCTTATGCTGGTTGTGGTCTACCCTATTATATATCCGATATAATAGAAGAAAGAGATCAACTTTTAGCTTTTACTGCTCAGACTTTTGCCGATAAATATGGAGTTGAGCTTAGAACAGAGCATGAAGTTAAAGAAATTGATCCAGCTAAAAAAATGATTTACTATGATCATTTAGCGGAATCTAAAAAAGGTGGTTATGAATATGATAAATTAATAATAGCTACAGGAGCAACTGCTATTGAGCCTCCTTTTCCTGGTTTAGAATTGAATAATATTTTCACTTTACGCTCTGTTAATAGTGCTGATAAAATTAAAGCAGCTGTAAATTCTGGTCAAGTTAAAAAAGCAACAATTATTGGAGCAGGACTAATTGGATTAGAAATGGCAGAAGCTTTTAGTGAGCGAGGAATAGAAGTTACTGTGGTTGAATTACAAGAACAAGTATTACCACAATTCAGTCCAGAAATGGCAGAGCTTGTAGCAGAACATCTAGAAGCAAAAGGGGTAAAACTAATTTTAGGTGATGGGGTTGACCATTTTGCGGGAGAAAAAGAATTAGCAAAAGTAGTTACAGCTTCTGGTAAAGAAATTGAGGCTGATTTAGCTTTGCTTTCAATTGGAATTAAAGCAGAAACAGAACTTGCTCAAAAAGCAGGAATAGAAGTTGGAGAAAGTGGAGCAATTAAAGTTAATCAAAAATTAGAAACTAACCTTAAAGATATTTATGCAGCAGGAGATTGTGCAGAATCTACTGATCTTTTAACAAATAAACCAGTTTGGATTCCTTTAGGTTCAACAGCAAATAAACAGGGAAGAACCGCTGGTGAAAATGCAGCTGGGGGAGATGCTAAACATTATGGTATTTTAAAGACAGGTATTACTAAAATCTTTGATTTAACAGCAGCTACTACAGGTTTAACATTAGAAGAAGCCGAAGCTGCTGGTATTGATGCTTTTGAAGTTAAAATAAAAGCTCGTAATCATGCTGGTTATTACCCTGGAGCAGCTCCAATTCATCTTAAAGGAGTATTTGAAAAAGAAAGTGGAGTTATTGTTGGAGCAGAAGTGATTGGTGGTAGTGGTTCAGATAAGAGGATTGATGTCTTAGCTACAGCCATTTATAATCGGATGACAGCTGATGAGTTATTTCAGGTTGATCTCGCTTATGCTCCTCCTTATTCAAGTCCTAAAGATCCAGCTGCTGTTTTAGGTATGGTAGCAGCTAAAAAACTTTAAATTTAGAGAGAAACTTTGTAAATGAAAGCTTAAAAAGAAGGGAGCTTTTGCTCCCTTTATTTTTAAGTTAATATTTTTGCTATTAATTTTGGTTCAGGACTTGAAATTAAGGCTTTAGAAATTAAATGCTTATTACCTAAAGCAGATTCTACTGCTTTAATAGCCTGTTTACAGGCTTCATTTTCTCCACTGAAAATAACAAAACCTTTACCACCAATAGCCATTGCTAATTTAAGTTCTAATAGTTCAACTTCAGCTGCCTTAACTGCAATATCAGCAGCCTGAATTGTAGAACTAATATTAATATATTCTAAAATTCCTAGAGAATCAGTTATATCTTTTTTCTTTCTTTTTTTTAATAAAAGCTCTTTAACTTGTTGATTAATATTTGCTAGCAAAAAATGATTAACTAAAGCTTTTTTGTTTTTAGCAATTTCTAAGCCAGAATTTAAGGCAGTTTCTACAGCACTAACACTACCTGCAAATAAAACACTATATTTACCAGGACAGATAAATTTAGAATGAACTATTTCTACTGCAGCTGTTTTTAAAATTTGATCTGCAGTTTCAATTCCAACCGCTATTTTGGAAAATTCTATTAAAGCTAAACTATTATTATTCATTTTGACCACCTTTTTTAAAATTAATTTAGTTGTTCTAATGCTTATATTTTAGCAAAAGAGGCAAAAATCCTTTAAAAAAATAAAAACTTGAGTTAATTGCTAAAAGTTCTTGCTTTTACTAACTTATTATGATACAATTTTTCTAAGAAAAATGAATAGTAGATTGCACAATGGAGTGTGATCATAACTAATAAGCAAAGAAGCTTGTAGAAAAGGGATATTTATGTCCTTTTTATACAGGCTTTTACTATTTTTTGAGAAAAAAGTTTCAAAATGGAGGGTTCTTATGGGAGAAAAAGAAGAAGTTGTAGAAAAACAAAGGATAATTCAGGAATTTGTACCTGGAAA includes these proteins:
- a CDS encoding O-antigen ligase family protein, whose translation is MNKVLKGLDKFIIGSLLFMMFSSAISIGGSSIGMGFAFLAWIIKMMIKKIKSEEISFVAVPFSNAIWLLFAAILISFIGTYNFQQSLEGLEDYLIVILLFYTVVNNVKDLETVKKMFGFGVLSIILSSLYGVFYQYLYQGISRIDSTFMALDFGALLLMYSIFVMTYLFFAENSLKFKYLSASALILLLVTLILNKSRGAWLGFAGGSFMTFWLYKKKLIPIFLIALIVIVLLAPAAIQDRIISITDLKNNKSNTTRLGLWKSALIIFKDNPVNGVGINNFRPAYKSGYEQEGVPPFSHAHNSYLNFLSETGILGFSALIYLFFDILKYLYLAYKKIEDKFSKLFILSVFSSFVGAFVIQGMTESNFSKSVVGRTLWFLIALAVIIVQINEQKAELSN
- a CDS encoding glycosyltransferase family 4 protein, which encodes MKIALIHKKYTTHGGTERYMVGLSKFLVQKGHEVHVITGNVDESSKAEGVIYHLVSAWGKHLGIDKHIFAKAAKKEVEKYNFDIIQSFSRLGFGDVIRIGGGCHQVFLYKYLSSLENKIYKFKKKIEYKLSLQDYFTRYYEAKDFEKGNYKKIVAVSQMVKDDIIKLYDVPADDIIVNHNGVNLEKFNLNNKDKFSQAIRKKHNFTKNDYVLLFLGTGFKRKGLKYVLEALKNLENAKLMIVGKGDIDKFKSKAEELSVLDRCRFIGPVREVEKYYAAADVFVFPSTYDPCANVTLEAMASGLPVITTEDNGASGVIDKNQNGYILEVADDVKKMVEYIKKLKNNKVRRTFSEQASAKMQNHSKKDNYQKMLDFYKKEEGCKL
- a CDS encoding glycosyltransferase family 4 protein translates to MKNILIMNTGTGWGGLEAWFYKTAAALQKRDYNIFILAKTDSKFYYKSIAQDFNVTGIDHIGDGTFLNPARIGFLVKYLKKNKIDAIFLAQSSHFKYGSIAGKIAGTEKIIYRRAIAKPIKNKFYNRLFLKYFITDFMSISKITRDMNLQDIPAGVLDKSKQKLVYKGVKKDNFLEPEIKFDLRDEFEIKKDELILVNIGRMCRQKAQQYLIEALPKVIEKHQNFKVLFVGKLGGKENKYKKLAEELGVKDNVIFTGFRKDIPSILKQADFMVHTAIYEGGSPWVILEAMMAGLPIVSTEAITIPEFVQDGVNGYLAENKNPEDIANQVIKMIENKDRVKMGQKSAEIAAEKYTFKKMIDNIEEKIFNKTLN
- a CDS encoding glycosyltransferase family 2 protein, with the translated sequence MQKLSALVLTYNEEKHIEDCLASISWVDQVIVIDSFSDDQTKELCQQHENVDFYANEFKDFASQRNFGLEKIKTDWVFVIDADERVTEDLRAEIVETLNQSEAKAEGYEIARKNYFLGKWIKYCGWYPDYTLRLFQSRYRYSGLVHESPEIDGKIAKLKNDFIHYTYQDLESYTAKINQYTSLDAEKKYQSGKSVGIAYILIRPFLEFIKKYLFKKGFLLGSQGLILSVLSAYYQFLKAVKLWELNNFGDEN
- a CDS encoding glycosyltransferase; the encoded protein is MYDRKWPSKCPGINFCTSTCDGISKYSTTDNIFLFAVNNTNERDITEILSNEFNINPRRNFKIKLFKKYISRTKFILYLNFMKGFIKLNRSKKIDVIITRNTKLLPFLFLLKKLYNIKIVFETHHIYAAPHLREKKNRKKEVKIQKKILPKIDGIICLHNPQKEILKQNISQKNYLIARPGIYSKKKNNNWNKKYIGYVGSLSKNKGVEEIFYAYSKIKNNSIKLLIVGGKKNNLKKCHRLVEKLGISDSVKFTGWVNQKKLDYYLSQIKIGIVPAIDNFYNNYVSSPVKIFDYFSYSIPVIGSDIKSIRDIVTNDCGLFYKKGKTGELTNQMDRLNKDRNLYNELKNNIQKRQNDLLWEKRGKKIINFLEKI
- the waaF gene encoding lipopolysaccharide heptosyltransferase II; its protein translation is MIIVEKIDRIIVIDLLYLGDLLFAHPFFAGLRKLFPKTRIDLVANSNFAEIMRSNSNLDHVYSYNKNWNTTRSYKFAKKLKMNNYQLGLNIHGNWRTALLLKLIAADKNIGYGGQGRGLFLDQEIEKSNASHVIEFYLDFLEQLKDSELLIPNLNEQQKKMNLTESAYPVLDFEKSYHKKAENKLKEIGLENDFLVLNTGGSWNSKRWPEEYFAEIADLLAAQKHKILFVGGSADKERVAYICNKIENQKQIYNLSGKTSLLELAAILKKAKLVISGDTGPIHVAAAVGTNTFTIFGPSDEEKYAPRGKGQNILIKNIDLNCRPCGEHECPLGHFKCMRELTPDLVVKRLKEEELI
- a CDS encoding glycosyltransferase, with translation MKRIVFLNSCPVWGGGEKWTFTTAKILNEDPEFDIFIATGRETELFRRAKEAGIKTKEIEVKSGITVLNPIKVKVFVDFLKRNKIDIMFLNMSQDLKFGGITGKLAGLERIIYRRGLAVPIKDRFYNKFLFNKCLTNVIANSIAVKKSLLKNTSSWFKKGKIDIIYNGVDLEIIKSELDQNNSNLRNEFNIDAEEILISKIGRLTEQKGHKYLFEALSIVKNDYDKFTVLIVGKGDSEKELKTMVSKYNLENHIIFTGFRSDIYNILNQSDFLVHTALWEGCPNTILEAMAVGTPIVASNIPSVEEILINEDVGYLAKNKNPKDIASKMIKMIKNANRNQLSFNARKLIEKQFTTDIMVNNIKKIL
- a CDS encoding lipopolysaccharide kinase InaA family protein, which produces MKIKNKKSDGIDFYYNKKASNEMLEMTKYCLRNKRIDKKKFELIKKGNQREVYKAIIDSESYYFKKYCYRSFDKKLKNIFRKSAAYNSFKLSNDLIENGISVVKPVLAAEIKHNHLTVDSVFITKDFGGTDLQQFLAEQDYSAAEKEEIIISLAKLWSKLYKNNYLNGDPNLPGVLLNFDDKLKLSLVDLDNFRQSIYLTKKRIIRNLAKFNAHSYSGLAKMGSKKLKSADRKLFLQHLIRNYKRLEKMNLYQAIQAETFNILKAWGKSELI